The Triticum urartu cultivar G1812 unplaced genomic scaffold, Tu2.1 TuUngrouped_contig_779, whole genome shotgun sequence genomic interval cttatgtgatttttcgtttcttggttggatgcttttcaatctatttgctagccttcacttgtactaagtagaaatactacttgtgcatccaaaatccttaaacccggttttgccatatgagtccaccatacctacctatatgcggtattcccgtgtcgttctaagcaaatttgtatgtgtcaTCTCTAAATTTTCGAAATAAGTTTTCTTTTTCTGTGCTCGTACCACTCATGAAGCGGTAgagggtggctaatattttccatgctggatgtgttattctcaagataaGTGTTTAtccacttgtcattgcacgagagtgcgacggtaatagggatgcccagtcccgataTGAAAATAAATTTAcattatgttgtcaaataataaatttctTAGAAAGTGTTGATATGGACGATACCCATGGATACGGCTAGCCGTGGAATGTGAAAGAATAGTGgaaaaaaggaataaactttattttctgtttgggaaccgcctataatatatctagcatggaaagtgttgggaattaCTCAGTCGTTTTCGTTGACgagaaaagtatgcctctcaaaaaaATGTATCTCTCAGTTTAagctttgagctctagcacctctacaaatccttacttccctctgcgatgggtctttattttttactttatgcaattttttctacttgagtctccatcttctcttataaagcaccaactaagggtcactatgatcatacttgagcattggatgtagctaatatgcgagtgtgtttcattaatggatcaatgattgagcatgatgggctagggataattttctttagtgttgatattttgaaagacatggttgcttgttgatatgcttgagtattgaaatcttcatgtcaaaactagactattgctttgaataatataaaattccaaatgtccatgctacaaaagaaaaaataatatgtgatgaacatgttagacagcattctacatcaaaaattctgtttttattatttacctactcgaggacgagcaggaattaatcttggggatgctaatacatctccaacatatctataattttttattggtccatgctgttatattatcattcttggatgttttacaatcattttatagcattttatatcatttttggggactaacctattgacatagtgcccaatgctagttgttgtttttttcttgttttttacatcgcagaaaatcaataccaaatggagtccaaacgcagcgaaactttttggagaactTTTCTGGACCGGAAGACACAagatgggccaaagaagtacgAGAGGGGTTCCCCGGGGGGCACAACCCACgtgggcgcgcctgggggcccaggcacgccctggtgggttgtgcccacctcggtggcctcccgcactgcctctttgccctataaataaccaaatatttcagaaaccctaggggagtcgacgaaacacaattccagccgccgcaagttccagaaccacgagagcCAATGTAGACACCATCAcgaaggggttcatcatcctcattggtgcctcttcgatgatgcgtgactagttcattgtagacctacgggtccgtagacagtagctagatggcttactctctctctctcttttgattctcaatacaatggtctcttggagatctatttgatgtaactcttttttgcggtgtgtttgttgggatccgatgaactttgagtttatgatcagatatattttatccatgaaagttatttgagttttgatctcttatatgcatgattatttatagcctcgtatttcttcgaatttttggtttagttaggccgactagatcgatttttcttgtcatgggaagaggtgctttgtgatgggttcggtCGTGCGGTATTCTTtccaagtgacagaaggggcagcaagacacgtattgatcgctgctattaaggataacatgatggggtctattcctacatgaatagatcttgtctacatcatgtcgtcgttcttattgcattactccgtttctccataaACTTAATATActagatgtatgctggatagcggtcgatgtgtggagtaatagtagtagatgcaggtaggagtctgtctactaatcttggatgtgatgcctgtATATTGATCATTGCCTGAATATCGTcgtaattatttgaagttctattaattgcccaatagtaatttgtttacccatcgtgtGTTATTTATTGAGAGATGTCATTAGTGAAATCTACGACCCTCTGGTCTATTCTatatcatatttgctttctgatctattatttgcctttgagacctatttttatttacttttattttcagatctgttaatccaaaaccccaaaaatactttgctgcatattttatttgcattttttattttgcatttatttgagatctatttatccaatctatcacaATTTCATCCCGTTAACTTGACAATTTTCCACGCCGTTACCCGtaagagggattgacaacccctcataAGCGTCgattgcaagtatttgttctttgtgtgcagttaccatttacatagtgttgcttgatTCTCCTACTGAATTggtaccttggtttcataactgggGGGAATATCTACCGTaaatgtgctgcatcatcccttcctctttgggaaaataccgacgtagttcaagcgacatcagacccttatgaaccgggactacTGACCCGTTTCCTACTAGTGATGCGCCGTACTGGAGGAGGCCAGGAAGTACCAATATGTCTCAAGTAGTTTCTTACAATTGACTATATATTCTTACAGGGAAGCTATTTCATCATCCTGTTGACCTTATGTACAAATTGGTTATCGTATTGCGGCTATATGGAAGTTGTTGACGAGACCAAAGGATCGAACCAAGGTGGGGCAGCTCATCACTCGGCTACGGCTCAATTGTACTAAACTGCGGTGACAGGGCGGAGGAGACAACTCTCGCTAGGGCAGCCACTCCTCGCCTCATTGGGCTCCCCGCTCCCTCTTCGGCAGGCGTTGACGTTGTGCGGTCCCATTTGGGCTTTGGCCTTGTATTAACCATTGCTTGCCCTTGACagccttttcttttctttgttgtTTTGAACCTATTTGTGCCGGAACCTTGTAAGGGACTCAGTTTAAGGCCTGGCACAATGCCTCTTTTGTAGAAAAATTGTTCATTGGATCACTAGAACCAGCACTATTGTTTGGAGGTGTCATTAGCCCCTTAGATGTACTCCTTTCAtttctaaatataagtatttttcaAGATTCCACTACagactacatacggatgtatatagacatattttagaatgtagattcattcattttattctgtatatagtccataatggaatctctaaaaagacttatatttagaaatgaAGGTGGTATATTAAACacctttttttgtttttctgtCGGCTATGGCAGAACTAACATCTCAGAAGAAAATGCAAGTTCATCTTAACATGAGATTACTGCTACACAAAGCTAGTATTTTTGTATCTCTGAAACTCACAACGGTATTTGTTTATAGCTTTAAGAAAGACCCCATGAAGACATGCCACTGAAACAAAAAATCGTTGTTTAACTAAGACTCATCTGCGAACCAACCTCTGATTgagatggttaggtggacagtgatatccccaacccatcagggttcaaatcctggtgctcgcatttatcctggatttatttcaggaatTCCGGCGATACGCTtttagtgggaggagacgttcccgtcgactacgaggcgcctacggtgacttcgtaaaatctcaagatgatatgccagctcagtctctcggagatgctcatagggatagggtgtgcgtgtgtgcgttcataagGGTGAGTATATGcacgtgtatatgagcgcttatgtctgtactgatgctcaaaaaaaaacTAAGACTCATCTAACAAAATGCACTTATGGAACAAATGAAATAGGAAAGGAAAGCAGAACATGACATTGAAAAAACGATCAAGCTCAATGCAAAGCCTTTACAGAACTTAAATTAATCTCTATTTGCGTGTGGCCATAGCAACATAAGAAAGCTCGAGGGATCCCACAAATAGTCTGCCGCCTGTCCATTCCACCACCTCTGCTGGCCTCATGCCCTTGGCCTTGGGTCCCCTCATTTCCTCGATTATTTTTCCATCGGCGCCGATCCTCAAGGCAAGTAGATGTCTATCTGACACCAAAATGGAGTTCTATCTTCTCACGATGTAATGCCACCCAGTATCCTCCTCTCTTGTCCGGCCTCAAATTATCAGGATAGCCCGGTAGATCAGTTAACAGTTCCATCGTGCCTGTCTTGGGACCTCCTTTGGTCCAGTACCTCAACAACTTGCACGGCCCGGTCGATGAGATGACGAGGTGTGTCCGATCAGCGCTGATGGCAAGACCATTGGGGTAAGTGATGCCGGCCTTTAGCACAATCACTTTTCCTGTGCGTGGATCATATCTCATTAGGCGGCCTGTCGAGTCCCCGGTTCTTGTTACCATCTCGTGCTGTGACCTTTGATATTTCATAGAGCTGTCGGTGAAGTAGACTTCACGGTCACCTGGTCAACGTCCACGCCATTGGTGAAGCGGAGAGGAGCGCCGTCGGCCTCCGTGACAAGCACCGTCGCCTCCCCGCCTCCTGACGCGACCCTCGTGAGCCCCTTGTAGGTGTCGGCTATGTACAAGTAGCCAGACTTGAGGTGAAACCGTAGGCCCAGCGGACGGACGGACGCCGTGCACGCCTCGCTGCTGTATCCACTATCCAGGGCTGTAAGTGTACGTCGTCCAGCCGAGCCTGTCGCCGTTCCACTTGAGGACGCGGCCGTCGGAGATGCCGCTGTATGGGCCGTTGCCTTTGGCGTCAAAGGCGACGCTCTCCGGGCCGCGCAGCAGTCCAGGTGGCAGCGGCAGGTGGCGGGTCCGCGTGGCGTCGATGCTGGGGACGACCGCGGACGCCCCGGGCATGAACAGCAGGGGCAGGACGGCAAGCGCCACGCCGAGATCCCTCGTGCAGCTATACAGTTGGAAGGTGAGCTTGTTTGGCTCGATTGCTTGGTTGGTTTGGTGGAGGCCGGAACGGGCTGCTCTTGTAGCGACGGACAGCCAGACTCCCTGCATGGTCTGGCCCTCCTCCCCTCCTCGATCTCGGAACTGACGGCGAAATCTGTCCAGGTCCGAATTCGGAAATCTTTCTGTGCCATGAAACCCAGGACGACACTAAGAGCGCCTTGCCTAATCTGTTACTACCGCTCTAATCATATATACTGTTACAGCAGCCCACGAGTTCCAACAGAATGTTTCTGCAAGAGGTAAAAGCACCGGAGGTCCATAAACTTGCATGGTGGGTGCTGGTTTGGTCCACAAACTTGCAAAACTTGACCCCAGCACCCACTAACTTGCAGCTTAGGTGCAAAAAAACCCACAGCCAATCAGGAGCGGCCACCCGCCACTGGATATTTTGTGAAGACCACCCCAACTTGTTTGAAATTGATGCGGCCACCCGCCACTGGATATTTTGCGAAGACCACCCCAACTTGTTTGAAATTGATGCACAGCAGCACGGTCCCAGCTGTCAGTATGCGGATGAGAATAAATAAATATAGAGCGTTAAAAATTGCAGCCGCGACGAGTCGAACTCAGACAATCGGCAGGACTGCTCGATCACGCTAACCAACAAACCAAATTATTCTATTTGTTTTATATGCGTATGGGtcgtttatatatatatatagtgtgtgtgtgtgtgtgtgtgaaaaaTGGCTGATCTGTCCGAACAAACAAACCACGTCGCCCAATCAAATGATCTTTTTTTTTCGCGAAAGCTGTTTATATATCTTTTTTTTGCGGGCCACTGTTTATATATCTGTTAGCACGTCATCTTTTTTTTTCATGGTAATGCATGTCTCATTTATATCATATAAGAATCATAGTACACGTCACGTACAAACAGACCTAGTAAAACTGAAAAGATATATCTGTTAGTACGTCATCTGTGGTCACCTCCAAGCCAGGGAGCAGCCCAGTATATGTGTACGTACACCCTGACTATATACATatgaaatgcaaaaaaatatgGTACTCCAAAGCAATACAAGTATAAACTACTAGCCTCATCTACAAAAGGAAATACGTCAATACCATATGACCATAGAAACGCCgcgttatatatatatatctatcaCATCAAAACCTCATCAGTATAGAAAGGCAGGCATGGTGTGATACTAAAGAAAATCAAACTAAGCACACAAAATTCAAATAAATTAAATGCTTCCTTTTTACAATTTTAAACTACAAACATAAGCTCAAGTACACTCTATAATCACTCACAAAAAAGTACACTCTACTAGTTTGCCGGCCTAAACTTTAATAGAAAAATGCTTCTGTTGAAATCGATTTTGACCAAAACAAAGTACAGTGTTAAAATCATACTAAAAATAAATAAGCTCGTGCAAATCGCAAAAATCTGTTGTATTGCAGAAAAGAATGTGACATTCTCCATCGTCGGAGGTTCTAGTGTTGCTCTAAAATTTTCGCTGTCACGACACTACTGCCAAAATATTAGACCATGTGAAATTTGAGACTTTGTTCCTTTGACCATAAAAAATGAAGCACACACAATAATATATAATTTCATTAAATAAATATCACTTGCATCGAGTGCACATACATACGAGCTTGGTTCGATTTCGCCAGATCGTTGCTTGGTTCATTAGGATAGTCGAACGCGAAATATCTTAATTTCTAGAGCAATTCGAACTAAAACCATGTCAAATATTTTCGAACGGAGAGAGTAGCTAGCTAGGTTGATGCATGATGACCTGTGATCTCTACAGTTAACTAGCTATCTTATCGAAGCCAAAAATGAGTTGAGTGAGATGCTTTTTTGTAATAAATTGGTAAGAAGACGTTTGTATGTTTTTGAAATACTTACGTCTATGCCATGATATACGTGCCAATTTAGTTTGTTGATCAATCAGAATGAAAAGGAGTCTTCCAAAAAAAAAGAATGAAATGGAGTCACGACGTACCGGGTCTCGTCGTGTATATACTATATAGAATATACAGTTGCATCGGGCGCAGTTTTTCCTTCTTCCGTTTCTTTTTGTGTTGGCTGAAATCTGGACCCATGCGTCAATTCTAAAGGATTCAGGGCGTTTTCTATAAAATGTACAGTGCTAGATGTAACCTCGTGACTGGCTGTGGGTTTTTTTGCACCTAGGATGCAAGTTTGTGGGTGGTGGAGTAAGCTTTTGCAAGTTTTGGACCAAATCATCACAACCCGAGCAAGTTTGTGGACTTCTAGTGCCTTTACCTCTTTCTGCAATGAAACCGGCCTGTCAGTTCAATATTTCAGATATGATGCAAAGCTGAATTATATCTACCTTCTCTCTAAAAAAAAGGGCTGAATTCTACAGCCGCATCTGCTGGGACCAGAGTTCTATGCAGGTTCTCTCACCCTCAATATCTGAGCAGGGCTAGGCAGGCTAGCGCATAATAAACTGAATAAATGAACCAATGTGGAAAAGAAAAGGTCAAGATAGGAACCCATCTATTTACTCATGATGCAAACATACACCTTCGGTGATCAACGCCAAATAAACAATGATCTTCATCATTTCGAACCGAACCGCAACTGCACATAAATCTCCAAACCGCGGATTATTCCGAGGCATGCCATCGTTGCAAAGTTTAAACCACAAAACACAACATTTCTCTATAGCTCCTTGCAATATCCTGCTCCACAAAAGGCAGCAACAGTTTTAAGTAGCAGACCAGTACACTGCATCACAGGATCCAAGAGCAAGTTTACTGGTTACAAGAATCCAAGTGCATGTAAAAATGGATGGCTTTGCTATATGGGATGAAGTTCATTTGGCAAAGCACAGCCATCTATATTTCAGCTCAACAACGATGTATAGTTGCCCAAAAAATAAACAACGGTTGTATCATGTTAAGCCATCACAGCTTCTGTCCAAGTGTGCTACTATCGAGCAGTAAGATGTAGTCACGACGTGAGCAGGTTTTCTATTAGTCGTGCAGGATTTCTAGAAGGAACAAAAGGGAGTTCACGTGCTACAAGAACAAAATACAGTTTATCCAGCTATATAACTGAACTGTAGACAACGGGATTAATGACGACTAGATGTAAGTCCATTCGATGCCTTCAGCGCTGGAGCTTCCTCCTTGCAAGTCGCGGGCTTGTCGCTGGTATGTAGACTTTGTAGCTGACCTGAAGAATGTAAGGAAAGGCAGTTAGACACAATGCATATGATTGACCTTGTGATGATTCAAGCACTTGATAGACAGAGCAACAGTGCAGTTTTATCGCTCACCTGCACTGTCTCTCCATCATGCATCCTAGAGAAAGTCCTCTTCTCAAACTGAGACGCATCTTTGTCCTCGGTCCCTGCTGCCTGGCTCTTGCCCGCGTCAGTCGACAAAACAGAGCTCTCAGGAACTGAAGCTTCACCAATCTTTCTATCATCTCCATCGATTCCTTCAAGCTTGTTTATTTCAGCAGGAAAATGTCTTACTTCACTACTGCTTTCGACAGAGGCAGGATTCTCACAAGCTGTAGGGATTGTTGTAAATGTACTGTCATCAAGCCCTTCCCTGGAGGGTATACTCACAACTGATCTAACTCTGGGTCTTGCTTGCACAGGACTCACCACTGAGCTGATGCCTAACCTTTGCTTTATAATACCAGAACTCGCCGGGGTGCTTCCCAACCTTTGCATTACACTACCACCATTCCTACCATCATGTGAAGTGATATGAGAAGTTGAACGTATCTCTTCTAGTCCGCTTCCCAGCTGTTGAGTAGGACCACAAGTATCACCAGCCTCGAGTATTCCAGGTGATATATCCCTGTGAGTCGTTTCCTGCTTCCAAGGACTTCTACCGTTCTCAAAATCTTCAAATTCAGGTGATCGAGTAGAGTGGCCAACTCCAAGATTGCTTCCCTGCCTCTGAAAAGGGGCAACAGCAGACCTTGCTTCAGGAAATTTTGTGACAGTATTCTGGGGGCTATCTGTTAGTACTTCCTTCCCTGTACCATTGTTTTCTGTCTTGCCTACCATGGCCATGGCTCCCTTAAACTTCCTGAAGTTCTCAAGAGCTTTCTGCCTGAGAATGAGCTCCAAATCCTCCTCAACCTCTGGGCTTTCACAATTAACAGGTAAGATCTCACCCGGTTCATGAGCATCCTTGGAAGGTGGGCTTTCCATCTCCTTCAGCTCCACATTCTTCTCATAATCGTCAGCAACCGCGTCCTCATCGCTATAAACATCCTCAACAGATCTCTTCTCATTCTGCGGATCCTGGCAGTTGTCATAGTCCTGTACAACCCTGTCCCTACTTGCATCATGTCTCATGCCGTCCGCCCTCCGCTTCCTACTTTTGCTCTtgctcctgctcctgctcctgctccGGCTACTGCCACTCCTGGCTGGACTGCTCGAGTAGCTCCTTGATCTCCGTAAACGCCTCCTCTTTCGATCCTTGTccctcccccttcctttcttctTCCTAGGATCTTTGGAGTGGCTCTTGGGCAGTGGGCTCACTGACCTCTCAGAGTCTGAGGCACTGCTGCTGCTAATGCTATGGTGGCTGCGGCGGGGGTGACTCCTGGACACCGAGGAAGGGCTACCGCTGGGGCTACGGCTTGGACTCAGGCTGCGGCGGCGTCCGCGGCGGCTGCCACTGCCCTTGCTCTTTTTGCTCCTCTTGTCAACAATCTTCTTGGTGGGCTTCTTGGAGCGCTTGCGGGGTGGGGAACTGGAGCTGGAGCCGTCGGGGGAAGGGGAGCGGCTGCGGCTGTGGCGGACACTCCGACGCTTGCCGCGCGAGGATCGGATCTTCTTGGACTTGGCCTCATCCTAACAAGATGACGGTAGAAGCTTCAGTTAGTGGGGGGATCCCCGAAGAACAGCGCGATAAAGAAGAATCAGGCATGGCATCGTGCTAATTCTCTGTCTGAAATCTAAGCAGCTGGTACTATAAAATTCTTGGATTCTCAGTCCATGAAAAAAGCAATCGGCACCAAAAGAGAAATCTAGAATCCGACCGAGAAAGATCTCCTAATTCCTAACCCTAAGTAAAGCGGGGAAAGAGGGGAGgcggagagagggagagatagAGAGGGTCGGTACCTCGTCGGCGGCCTTCTTGGCGGATTTGCTCTTCATcaggagagacccccaaggaggAAGACGGGGCACAAGGGCGTGTCCGCTTCAGCTGTTGGGCCTGGATTTGGGTTTGTTTCTGTTTcagtctctctctccccccccctcccccccctctCCTTTTGTGTGTGTCCAGCTTTGGATAGAATCCCTTTTCTCGAGCGCACTTGGATGAAATCCCTACTATGATTCTTTTTCGGCAAAGTTCTATGTTACGTTGGCACTCAAGCCTAGCTTCGTTTTAGATTTTATGATCAAACATGTTTTGTATGTTAGAACAGCCGCAAAAGAAAAACGCGGGTCGTTTTAAGAACATCTCCACTCATTCGTCCCCCAGGGCTAGAAATAGCGCCGTCCTGAGGGTGCACCGACAGAAAAAAAACGGCTTGGGGGCGATCTGATTCCAGCCGCCGCCCCCAGGTTACCCCAGGCACCGATTTCGACCCACTTTCGGCGCAAATTGGCCCTCTATTCAGCCCATTTTCGACACAAAACTAGCCGACTATCGGCGCAAATTGATCAATTTCAGCTCATATTCGGCGTGCTTCGGTACAAATTCAGTATAAAGCTATTTTTATCACATTATTCATCACAGAAAATTAATGGAAATCAAATAgctcaatacaaattatatagttcaacaaataaaaactcatatttcatcacaggTCGAGCTAGGCGTtgcccttgagcctccataggtgctccaccagatcctgctacagttgttgatgcaccagtgggtctcggatctcctggcGCATATTGAGGAAGGCAGTCCAGGTTGCCAGTAGGTGGTGATCAACTTgggctagaggaccctgcctgtaatatggttcagtgtcaaaaaCTGGCTCTTCATGCTCGCTCTCAATGATCATGTTATGCAAGATGACATAGCAAGTCATGAtgtcccacatttgatctttcgaccaggtctgagcgggataccggacaacagcaaatcgagattagagaacaccaaatgcccgctcgacatcctttctgcaagcctcctgaaccTTTGCAAAGTGGGagttcttgcctcctggcacagggTTTGAGATAGTCTTCACAAATGTGGACCATCTTGGATAGATGACATCTGCTAGGTAGTATCCCTTGTTGTAGTGCCACCCATtgaactcaaagttcatcagaggAGAATGACCTTTcacaagcttggcaaagacaggGGAGCACTGCAGTacattgatgtcattgtgagtttctggcataccaaagaaggagtgccaaatccataGGTCGTGTGTGGCCACTGCCTCaagtaccacactgcaaccgcctttggcaCCTTTatacatcccctgccaagcaaatgggcagtttttccatttccaatgcatgcagacgatgcttccaagcatcctggaaatcctcttgctgcattctgtgctaggatccgagcagtgtctttaACATTAGGTGATCCCAAGTATTgcggtccaaacactgccaccactaccctacagaacttgtagaaacactcaatagtcgtggactcggccatgcgcccatagtcttCCGGTGAATCACCGGGAGCTCCGTATGCAAACATCCTCAtagctgtcgtgcacttctgaagtgaggtgaatccaagtgtgcccgtgcaatccttcttgcacttgaagtagttgtcgaactccctgatggaattcacaatcctgaggaagagctttcggctaattcgataacggcgccgaaataCTTTGTCGCTGTGCAGTGCAGCGTCGGAGAAGTACTTGGAGTAGAGCAAGCAATAGCCTTCCAGTCGATGTCGGTTCTTTGCCTTCAGCCGgcccggcgccgagccaccttGCCGAGGCTTTGTATTGCTCGCGAGCAGGCTGGCCAGGGGCGGTGAGGACCATGCGATGCTCTTTTGTCCTGGGCGTCGGCTTCGGCTTCCTCCTCTAGCAGTGCCGCGAGTGCCTCCTCGTCGCCCGTTTCCATCACCGATCAGACAAATCGCCAAACACCTGACGTGTGTGGTAGGCGCGCAGCCGCCGGTATCCCACCCTGCGCGGTCGAAGCGCCGGAAAGCTCGCCCAGGGACGGGAGGAGGATGCCGCAGCGGAACCCTCTCTCTTTTCTGACGGAGGAATGGCCTCTCCGGCGGCGGTGGGGGGGGCGGCGCCGGGATCGGCAAGGCGGCAGGGGGCGTGCGCGTGGATCGGGAAGATGCGTTTTCGCCTAACAGAGGTGGCCCAGACGCATTTTTCCCTTCCGCCGGAGCCCCCAGTCGCCCCCAATGTGCTTGGTTCCGCTTGGGATCGCCAGGCCCAAAAACAAGCCGAGCCGGCGGATTTCGAtgtcctgggggcgcgactgggttATTTTTTTGGCGCTGGCACTAAAAAAGTCGCCCTGGGGGGGCTGTTGGGGCGCGAGTGGAGATGCTCTAACCTTTTGTATGTAAGACAATAATATACCGATCAAATTTGGTGTTTTGACTTTTTTTTTGCAAAGTGCAGTCTGATCTAACCCGAGTTTAAAAAAATCGGGATTTGACCCTTTTCTACCGCCAAGGAGGCTGGTTGTAGTGTCGGTGTCAAAGCTGTCATAcctcggggtagggggtcccgagctgtggatcTCGGATCGAGGGTAACATGAACGAAGGAGACGatttttatccaggttcgggcgctcttgatggaggtaaaaccctacgacttgctcttgtttatattgatgaagatgtatcaagtacagagttgatctagCTCGAGATCGTAATGTGTGGTCTAACTCTAGGGCTAGGTGAATGGTTTTTGCGTTGTGTTCCCCCTACGGGCTAAACCGTATAGCTTATATATACGCGAGGGAAGGTATATATCTAAGGTTACAAGGTCGGTATCTAGGAGCAAGGCGGCGGCAGAGATCTAGGAGTATACGTCAAGTCTTCGGTGGAGGTAGTCTTGATCGCGCCTCATGCGTACGGCCTCTGGAGTCCACCTTGATCACGAATGAGGGCCCGTCGGCCCAATCCGAGGATCGTGGGCTGACTAGGTTAGCACCCCCCCAAT includes:
- the LOC125531669 gene encoding splicing regulatory glutamine/lysine-rich protein 1-like yields the protein MKSKSAKKAADEDEAKSKKIRSSRGKRRSVRHSRSRSPSPDGSSSSSPPRKRSKKPTKKIVDKRSKKSKGSGSRRGRRRSLSPSRSPSGSPSSVSRSHPRRSHHSISSSSASDSERSVSPLPKSHSKDPRKKKGRGRDKDRKRRRLRRSRSYSSSPARSGSSRSRSRSRSKSKSRKRRADGMRHDASRDRVVQDYDNCQDPQNEKRSVEDVYSDEDAVADDYEKNVELKEMESPPSKDAHEPGEILPVNCESPEVEEDLELILRQKALENFRKFKGAMAMVGKTENNGTGKEVLTDSPQNTVTKFPEARSAVAPFQRQGSNLGVGHSTRSPEFEDFENGRSPWKQETTHRDISPGILEAGDTCGPTQQLGSGLEEIRSTSHITSHDGRNGGSVMQRLGSTPASSGIIKQRLGISSVVSPVQARPRVRSVVSIPSREGLDDSTFTTIPTACENPASVESSSEVRHFPAEINKLEGIDGDDRKIGEASVPESSVLSTDAGKSQAAGTEDKDASQFEKRTFSRMHDGETVQVSYKVYIPATSPRLARRKLQR